A window of the Isosphaera pallida ATCC 43644 genome harbors these coding sequences:
- a CDS encoding DEAD/DEAH box helicase family protein translates to MARARNNKPQVPFPSKLMLNQWLLGLFGVKNFEQLAEHLRDEKLEGLDENNVHRFHHALCLHVPEDQRPDLPDALLQEYDQNIVKHTQTLNNRRNTHGEESIVWKYFQYLALLFTEVDLDWYFRKPDELRQALNEQIAKYNDDKEPADQIGQLDETVPAWTQLNKLSFWMATGSGKTLLMHANILQYQFYLEKHGRRNELNRIILLTPNEGLSRQHLREFETADIEAELFDKHATADMFRKQPVEILEVTRLRDEAGEKTVAVEAFEGNNLVLVDEGHRGASGGEEGAWMKARNALCEKGFSFEYSATFQQAVSGNRRLIDLYAKSILFNYSYRYFYADGFGKDYQILNLDEGTQREHFELYLVACLLTFFQQQRLYRDQEPTFRRFNIEKPLWIFVGGSVTATLAKKDASDIVEILTFLNRYVSDRAGSVDRIDRVLKHGLITSQKKNLFAGRFTYLNTLGFSSEQIFNETLAILFNAQGGGQLYVENLKGVTGEIALRLGAENEPFGVINVGDDAKLVKLCEEAGLATGEREFSGSLFHDINKPHSTVNVLIGSKKFTEGWSSWRVSTMGLMNVGKSEGAQIIQLFGRGVRLKGYQMSLKRSGKAPLPDGVDRPKYIGTLETLGIFGIHADYMAQFREFLKEEGMPENNDRLEFVLPVIKNLGQQTLRTIRLKKTINGVSTEFGDAFRKLGPIPTLQRPPEYLQKNQVVLNWYPKIEAMKSRGVAGGDVVATPNTTHLTTGHVAFLNLDRLYFELERFKAERGWSNLNLTRSGIADLLKDKSWYRLLIPAEEMMFDRYDKVAVWEEIALALLKKYTERYYTYGKREWELPHLEYQNLSENDPNLLGQGETPGDPYYRILIDRSQTEIVAKLEELKAIIENGELKPWEFQGIKAIWFGRHLYQPLLYLQDKVVEIAPVPLNKGERQFVEDLKTFHDNNGGFFQGKDLYLLRNLSKGRGVGFFEAGNFYPDFILWLLVGGIQHIIFVDPKGIRNIGPTDPKIQFHETIKEIETRLGDAAVRLHSFIVSNTPSHDMSRLWSMDKQAMGERHILFQEEDKDVYVQRLFERVLSPAAARVTS, encoded by the coding sequence ATGGCTCGCGCACGCAACAACAAACCCCAGGTGCCCTTCCCGTCCAAGCTGATGCTCAACCAATGGCTCCTCGGCCTGTTCGGCGTGAAGAACTTCGAGCAGTTGGCGGAGCATTTGCGCGACGAGAAGTTGGAGGGACTGGACGAGAACAACGTTCACCGCTTCCACCACGCGCTGTGCCTGCATGTGCCCGAGGATCAGCGCCCGGACCTGCCCGATGCGCTGCTCCAGGAATACGACCAAAACATTGTCAAGCACACGCAGACGCTCAACAACCGGCGAAACACGCACGGCGAGGAGTCGATCGTCTGGAAGTATTTTCAGTACCTCGCGCTTTTGTTCACCGAGGTCGATCTCGACTGGTACTTCCGCAAGCCGGATGAGCTTCGCCAGGCCCTGAACGAGCAGATCGCCAAGTACAACGACGACAAAGAACCGGCGGACCAGATCGGCCAGCTCGATGAGACCGTTCCGGCTTGGACTCAACTGAACAAGCTGTCATTTTGGATGGCAACTGGCAGCGGCAAGACGCTGCTCATGCACGCGAACATTTTGCAATACCAGTTTTACCTGGAGAAACACGGTCGGCGGAATGAGCTGAACCGGATCATCCTGCTGACGCCGAATGAAGGGCTGAGCCGGCAGCATTTGCGCGAGTTCGAGACGGCCGACATCGAGGCGGAACTGTTCGACAAGCACGCCACGGCGGACATGTTCCGCAAGCAGCCGGTCGAGATTCTGGAAGTGACCCGACTGCGCGACGAGGCCGGCGAGAAGACAGTTGCGGTCGAAGCCTTTGAGGGGAACAACTTGGTGCTGGTGGACGAGGGGCACCGTGGGGCCTCAGGCGGCGAAGAAGGGGCCTGGATGAAGGCCCGTAACGCCTTGTGCGAGAAAGGCTTTTCCTTTGAGTATTCGGCCACGTTCCAGCAGGCGGTCAGCGGCAATCGTCGGCTGATTGACCTGTATGCCAAAAGTATCCTGTTCAACTACAGCTACCGCTACTTCTACGCGGATGGCTTCGGCAAGGATTACCAAATCCTGAACCTCGACGAAGGCACGCAGCGCGAGCACTTCGAACTTTATCTGGTGGCGTGCTTGCTCACGTTCTTCCAGCAACAGCGGCTGTACCGCGATCAGGAACCGACCTTTCGGCGCTTCAACATCGAGAAGCCACTTTGGATCTTCGTTGGCGGCAGCGTGACGGCGACGCTGGCCAAGAAGGACGCCTCAGACATTGTGGAGATCCTGACGTTCCTGAACCGGTACGTTTCGGATCGGGCCGGCAGCGTCGATCGGATTGACCGTGTCTTGAAGCACGGGTTGATCACATCCCAAAAGAAAAACCTGTTTGCTGGCCGGTTCACCTATCTCAACACACTTGGCTTCTCGTCTGAGCAAATTTTCAATGAGACATTGGCCATTCTCTTCAATGCGCAGGGCGGCGGGCAGTTGTATGTTGAAAATCTCAAAGGTGTGACAGGGGAGATTGCTTTACGGCTGGGGGCGGAAAATGAGCCGTTTGGCGTGATCAACGTCGGCGACGACGCCAAGCTGGTCAAGCTCTGCGAGGAAGCGGGTTTGGCGACCGGCGAGCGCGAGTTCTCCGGCTCGCTCTTCCACGACATCAACAAGCCGCATTCAACGGTCAACGTGCTGATTGGTTCCAAGAAGTTTACCGAGGGCTGGAGTAGCTGGCGTGTCAGCACGATGGGATTGATGAACGTCGGTAAAAGCGAGGGGGCGCAGATCATTCAGCTTTTCGGCCGGGGGGTGCGACTGAAGGGCTATCAGATGAGCCTCAAGCGCAGCGGCAAAGCGCCGTTGCCCGACGGAGTGGATCGGCCCAAGTACATTGGCACGTTGGAGACGTTGGGCATCTTCGGCATTCACGCCGACTACATGGCCCAGTTCCGCGAGTTCCTCAAGGAAGAGGGCATGCCGGAGAACAACGACCGGCTCGAATTCGTGTTGCCGGTGATCAAGAACTTGGGCCAGCAGACGTTGCGGACAATTCGGCTGAAGAAGACGATCAACGGCGTGAGCACCGAGTTCGGCGATGCCTTTCGCAAGCTGGGACCAATACCGACGCTCCAGAGACCGCCGGAATACCTGCAGAAGAACCAGGTGGTGCTCAATTGGTATCCCAAGATCGAGGCAATGAAATCGCGTGGCGTCGCCGGCGGCGACGTGGTCGCCACACCCAACACAACGCATTTGACCACGGGCCACGTGGCGTTTTTGAATCTCGATCGGCTGTACTTCGAGCTGGAGCGGTTCAAGGCCGAACGCGGTTGGTCCAACCTCAACCTGACTCGGTCGGGCATTGCCGACCTGCTCAAAGATAAAAGCTGGTATCGACTCTTGATCCCGGCCGAGGAAATGATGTTTGACCGGTACGACAAAGTCGCGGTCTGGGAAGAAATCGCCTTAGCCCTGCTGAAGAAATACACGGAGCGGTACTACACCTATGGCAAGCGTGAATGGGAATTGCCCCATCTGGAATATCAAAACCTGTCGGAAAACGATCCCAACCTGCTTGGGCAAGGTGAAACGCCCGGTGACCCTTATTACCGCATCCTGATTGACCGGTCCCAAACCGAGATCGTCGCCAAGCTGGAGGAGTTGAAGGCCATCATTGAGAACGGCGAACTGAAACCCTGGGAATTCCAAGGCATCAAGGCAATCTGGTTCGGCCGGCATCTCTACCAGCCGCTTTTGTACTTGCAGGACAAGGTGGTCGAGATTGCGCCGGTACCGCTGAACAAGGGCGAGCGCCAGTTCGTGGAGGATCTCAAGACGTTCCACGACAACAACGGCGGCTTCTTCCAAGGGAAGGACCTGTACTTGCTGCGCAACCTGAGCAAAGGCCGCGGCGTCGGCTTCTTCGAGGCCGGCAACTTCTACCCGGACTTCATCCTTTGGCTGCTGGTCGGCGGAATTCAACACATCATCTTCGTAGATCCCAAGGGTATCCGCAACATCGGGCCGACCGATCCAAAGATTCAATTTCACGAGACGATCAAAGAGATCGAGACGCGCCTGGGGGACGCGGCCGTGCGTCTGCATTCGTTCATCGTCTCCAACACGCCCTCGCACGACATGAGCCGGTTGTGGAGCATGGACAAGCAGGC
- a CDS encoding site-specific DNA-methyltransferase: MTKFDKLKSLLKELFQLDQPDLDFGIYRIMHAKSAEVTQFLERDLLPQVKAAFAQYQSANKSELEADLAKIIEQARGLGVDPETTQKVKDLRARLATEAVDIDQLEADVYDHLYQFFSRYYSDGDFLSKRRYSKDGKYAIPYDGEEVKLYWANHDQYYIKTSEYLRNYTFCLKPDDDANPMRVHFRLVDAAEGEHGNVKPASGKERVFILTATDFATIENGELVLRFEYRPATLTDWPEDQRADKTKPPSQKDLTALAESRILEFAGSLSDGAWKTELSKPHVKADGERADYTRLRAHLNRYVARNTFDYFIHKDLGGFLRRELDFYIKNEVMMLDDIENETAPRVEQYLSKIKVIRKIAGKIITFLAQLEDFQKALWLKKKFVVETSWCVALKEIPEEFYAEIFANAGQQQEWAALNLLRAGSVSDGVSDGVSDGATGRRGRPVANASGSLALFADDDAPPGSLMIDTRHFDADFTARLLAALGDLDAKTDGVLFHSENFQALSLMQARYREKVKCVYIDPPYNTGEDGFLYRDNFQHSSWLTYITDRLNMGWASLSAIGAMSVSVDDAEVSRLRMLMDSIFGDLRFVEHIIWKKRSTPPNDKVLGAQHEYALVYCKGTQKESLAFRQRTDAQLARYRNPDNHPKGPWAPGDLMANVKGGRYVESLHFAITNPVTGEEHFPGSGGNWRFSKDTIETLIKNNEIYFGEDGKGRPKLKRFLCDVKDGVTWTTLWDFVPLNTQGSSEMSDLLGSITAFENPKPVGYIEEFLRLTSDLNSPVSDFFAGSGTTGHAVINLNREDGGRRKFILVEMADYFDTVLLPRLKKVAFTPEWKDGRPKRLPTAEEIERGPRLFKIVRLESYEDTLNNLEMKRTAAQQSLLDLPEAQGPDRLREQYLLQYLLKVETQGSPSLLNIAAFSDPTAYRLKVKRPGSDESREVNVDLIETFNWLLGLTVEHMTAPQAFHAEFERDAEKRLRLKDRLKTDAAGPYWFRTVTGTLPNGHKVLIIWRKLTGNPEEENLVLDEWFTKQGYSSKDSEFGVIYVNGGNNLENLKTPDNTWKVRLIEDDFHRLMFAAEGV; this comes from the coding sequence ATGACCAAGTTCGACAAGCTGAAGTCGCTCCTCAAAGAACTGTTCCAGCTCGACCAGCCCGACCTGGACTTCGGCATCTATCGCATTATGCACGCCAAGAGCGCTGAAGTGACGCAGTTCCTCGAACGCGACCTCTTGCCCCAGGTCAAGGCCGCGTTCGCTCAGTATCAGTCGGCCAACAAGTCCGAACTCGAAGCCGACCTGGCCAAAATCATTGAGCAGGCCCGCGGCCTGGGCGTCGATCCCGAAACCACGCAGAAGGTCAAAGACCTGCGCGCCCGGCTGGCGACCGAGGCCGTGGACATCGACCAGCTCGAAGCCGACGTCTACGACCATCTCTACCAATTCTTCAGCCGCTACTACTCCGACGGCGACTTCCTCTCCAAACGGCGCTACTCCAAAGACGGCAAGTACGCCATCCCCTACGACGGCGAGGAAGTGAAGCTCTACTGGGCCAACCACGACCAGTACTACATCAAGACCAGCGAATACCTCCGCAACTACACCTTCTGTCTGAAGCCCGACGACGACGCCAACCCGATGCGCGTCCATTTTCGCCTGGTCGATGCCGCCGAGGGGGAACACGGCAACGTCAAACCGGCGAGCGGCAAGGAGCGCGTCTTCATCCTCACGGCTACTGACTTCGCCACCATCGAGAACGGCGAGCTGGTGCTCCGCTTCGAGTATCGCCCGGCCACGCTCACCGATTGGCCAGAGGATCAGCGGGCCGACAAGACCAAGCCGCCGTCGCAGAAAGATCTGACCGCTCTCGCCGAGTCCCGCATTCTCGAGTTTGCCGGAAGCTTAAGCGACGGCGCGTGGAAAACGGAACTCTCGAAGCCGCACGTCAAAGCCGACGGCGAGCGGGCCGACTACACCCGGCTCCGCGCCCACCTGAACCGCTACGTCGCCCGCAACACCTTCGACTACTTCATCCACAAAGACCTCGGCGGCTTTCTGCGCCGCGAACTCGACTTCTACATCAAGAACGAAGTCATGATGCTCGACGACATCGAGAACGAAACCGCCCCGCGCGTCGAGCAGTACCTCTCCAAGATCAAGGTCATCCGCAAGATCGCCGGCAAAATTATCACCTTCCTGGCCCAACTGGAGGACTTCCAGAAGGCTCTCTGGCTGAAGAAGAAGTTCGTCGTCGAAACCTCGTGGTGCGTCGCCCTGAAGGAAATCCCGGAGGAGTTCTACGCGGAGATTTTCGCCAACGCGGGGCAACAACAGGAATGGGCAGCGCTGAACCTCTTACGAGCCGGAAGCGTCAGCGATGGCGTTAGCGATGGCGTTAGCGATGGCGCAACTGGCCGGCGTGGTCGCCCCGTCGCTAACGCTTCCGGCTCATTGGCGTTGTTCGCTGACGACGACGCGCCGCCCGGTTCCCTGATGATCGACACGCGGCATTTCGATGCCGACTTCACCGCCCGGCTGCTCGCCGCCCTCGGCGACCTCGACGCCAAGACCGACGGCGTGCTGTTCCACAGCGAAAACTTCCAGGCCCTGAGTCTGATGCAGGCACGCTACCGGGAGAAGGTGAAGTGCGTGTATATTGATCCGCCGTACAACACGGGCGAGGACGGGTTTCTCTATCGAGACAATTTTCAACATTCTTCCTGGCTGACTTACATAACTGACAGACTCAACATGGGTTGGGCGTCACTAAGTGCCATTGGGGCAATGTCCGTCAGCGTTGACGACGCGGAAGTATCGAGACTGAGAATGTTGATGGATAGCATTTTCGGTGACTTGCGATTTGTTGAGCACATAATATGGAAAAAGCGAAGCACGCCGCCGAATGACAAAGTGCTCGGTGCCCAGCACGAGTATGCACTGGTCTATTGCAAAGGAACTCAGAAGGAGTCGCTGGCCTTTCGGCAGAGAACTGATGCACAGCTCGCAAGGTATCGCAATCCTGACAACCATCCCAAGGGGCCATGGGCGCCCGGCGATTTGATGGCCAACGTGAAAGGAGGGCGATACGTCGAATCTTTGCACTTTGCGATTACTAATCCAGTTACCGGCGAGGAGCACTTTCCCGGATCAGGTGGCAACTGGCGATTTAGCAAAGATACCATCGAGACGTTGATAAAAAATAATGAAATTTACTTCGGTGAAGATGGCAAAGGCCGACCGAAGCTCAAACGATTTTTATGCGATGTAAAAGACGGTGTTACCTGGACAACGCTTTGGGATTTTGTTCCATTGAACACGCAAGGCTCGTCCGAGATGTCGGATCTGCTGGGTAGTATAACAGCATTTGAAAATCCCAAGCCAGTTGGTTACATCGAAGAGTTTTTACGCCTAACATCAGATCTCAATTCGCCGGTTTCCGACTTCTTCGCCGGTTCCGGCACGACGGGTCACGCCGTCATCAACCTGAACCGCGAGGATGGCGGGCGGCGGAAGTTCATCCTCGTCGAGATGGCCGACTACTTCGACACCGTGCTGCTGCCGCGGCTCAAGAAGGTGGCGTTCACGCCGGAATGGAAGGACGGCCGGCCGAAACGGCTGCCCACGGCCGAGGAGATCGAACGCGGGCCGCGGCTGTTCAAGATCGTCCGGCTCGAATCGTATGAGGACACGCTCAACAACCTGGAAATGAAGCGCACCGCCGCCCAGCAAAGCCTGCTCGACTTGCCCGAGGCCCAGGGGCCGGACCGCCTCCGCGAGCAATACCTGCTGCAATACCTGCTCAAGGTGGAAACCCAGGGCAGCCCCAGCTTGCTGAACATCGCCGCGTTCTCGGATCCCACGGCGTACCGGCTCAAGGTCAAGCGCCCCGGCTCGGACGAAAGCCGCGAGGTGAACGTCGATCTGATCGAAACGTTCAATTGGCTCTTGGGCCTCACGGTCGAACACATGACCGCGCCGCAGGCGTTCCACGCCGAGTTTGAACGAGACGCCGAGAAGCGGCTACGCCTCAAGGACCGGCTGAAGACCGACGCCGCTGGGCCGTACTGGTTCCGCACGGTGACGGGCACCCTGCCGAACGGCCACAAGGTCCTGATCATTTGGCGCAAGCTCACCGGCAACCCCGAGGAAGAGAATCTCGTGCTGGACGAATGGTTCACCAAGCAAGGTTATTCGAGCAAGGACAGCGAGTTCGGCGTGATCTACGTCAACGGCGGCAACAACCTGGAGAACCTGAAGACGCCCGACAACACCTGGAAAGTGCGGCTGATTGAGGACGACTTTCATCGGCTGATGTTCGCAGCGGAGGGCGTGTGA
- a CDS encoding GxxExxY protein has protein sequence MEITLNHRGIPFEQQKENRVMFEGVDVGLHRLDLVVGNEIVVESKAVKAFEDIHYAQVKSYLKATGLKVGLLLNFNSTTLAIQRIVL, from the coding sequence ATGGAGATTACCTTGAATCATCGGGGCATCCCCTTCGAGCAGCAGAAGGAAAATCGGGTGATGTTCGAAGGCGTCGACGTCGGCCTGCATCGGCTCGACTTGGTCGTCGGCAACGAAATCGTCGTCGAATCAAAGGCGGTCAAAGCCTTCGAGGATATTCACTATGCCCAGGTCAAGTCCTACCTGAAAGCCACGGGTTTGAAGGTCGGCTTGCTCCTAAACTTCAACTCGACCACCCTGGCAATCCAAAGAATCGTTCTCTAG
- a CDS encoding SNF2-related protein — MAITAHHAKYFAHDLTRRGSAGLDRLSMSLFDASVDLNPHQIEAALFALQSPLSKGVILADEVGLGKTVEAGIVLCQYWAERKRKLLVISPASIRKQWALELAEKFNLPALVLDAKTFREMKRDDRNPLAEQAILIVSYHFAHAIREDLKTVAWDLVVIDEAHKLRNAYRPSNRIGQGIRWATEGCRKLLLTATPLQNSLLELYGLSTLIDDHLFGDLNSFRAQYTNADSNLEALRSRLATFCKRTLRNQVTEYIRYTERRPITRPFRPTDNEHSLYEAVSTFLQRENCYALPQRQRHLTALILRKLLASSSQAIAATLDTLRARLETLRDQQAHSDPEFTERLVQNEEIEDDLLDEILDDEENAQAEVRPIDRQKLKEEIAILQRLADRARSIGIDTKTQTLLKALDIGFDTLAGIGAARKAVIFTESRRTQDYLKAFLESHGYRGQVVVFNGTNSGPEATAIYETWAKQNAGTGRWSGSRAVDVRTALIEHFRDHATILLATEAAAEGINLQFCSLVVNYDLPWNPQRIEQRIGRCHRYGQKHDVVVINFLNERNAADQRVLELLSEKFNLFSGVFGASDEVLGSIESGVDFEKRILAIYQECRTPEAIDAAFRQLQAEMDEQIRTRLDNTRRTLFEHFDEDVHQRLRLRLADTQAQLDRVGQRFWSVTRFMLNDRAAFDDTALVFDLHHPPKPEIPTGRYHLISKMQPRIEAGSDQFLYRLSHPLGEYVVGTAKTLATPPAQITFDVSDHPRRLHVVEALRGKAGYLILTRLVIESYEAEEYLLFSGFDDDGQALDQETIEKMFLCAGEVRGEIVVPEAVAARLAAEAKRHAEATISRSLESNNRHFQQAREKLEAWADDMVRAAEKALQDTKEKIKVLTREARQATTLDEQHRIQEEIARLEKVKRRQRQDIFKAEDEIIEKRDALIDTLQKRLVQNTTTETLFTIRWEVV; from the coding sequence ATGGCGATCACCGCACATCATGCGAAGTACTTCGCCCATGACCTGACACGTCGTGGGTCGGCCGGGCTGGACCGGCTGTCGATGTCGCTGTTCGACGCCTCGGTCGATCTCAATCCGCACCAGATCGAAGCCGCACTCTTCGCGCTTCAATCGCCGCTTTCCAAAGGTGTCATCCTGGCCGACGAAGTCGGTCTTGGAAAAACCGTCGAAGCAGGCATCGTCCTTTGCCAGTATTGGGCCGAACGCAAACGCAAGCTTCTGGTGATCAGTCCCGCATCCATTCGTAAGCAATGGGCGCTCGAACTGGCGGAGAAGTTCAACCTGCCGGCTCTCGTGCTGGATGCCAAGACATTTCGCGAGATGAAGCGAGATGATCGAAATCCGCTGGCCGAACAAGCCATTCTGATCGTCTCGTACCATTTCGCTCATGCCATCCGTGAGGACCTCAAGACCGTCGCCTGGGACTTGGTCGTGATCGATGAGGCGCACAAGCTCCGCAATGCCTATCGCCCTAGCAACCGCATCGGCCAGGGCATCCGCTGGGCGACAGAGGGATGCCGTAAACTGCTCCTGACGGCCACGCCGCTCCAAAACTCCCTGCTCGAACTCTACGGCCTCTCCACCTTGATCGACGACCACCTCTTCGGCGACCTCAACTCGTTTCGCGCCCAGTACACCAACGCCGACAGTAACCTGGAGGCCCTGCGGAGCCGCTTGGCCACCTTCTGCAAGCGAACCCTCCGCAACCAAGTCACCGAGTACATCCGCTACACCGAACGGCGGCCAATCACCCGCCCCTTCCGGCCGACCGATAACGAGCATTCACTCTACGAGGCCGTCTCGACCTTCCTCCAGCGCGAAAACTGCTATGCCCTCCCGCAGCGTCAGCGCCACCTCACGGCGTTGATCCTTCGCAAACTGCTCGCCTCTTCATCCCAAGCCATCGCCGCGACCCTCGACACCCTGCGCGCCCGATTAGAGACATTACGCGACCAACAAGCCCACAGCGACCCGGAGTTCACGGAACGCCTCGTCCAAAATGAGGAGATCGAGGACGACTTGCTCGACGAAATTCTCGACGACGAGGAGAACGCCCAAGCCGAAGTCAGGCCAATTGATCGTCAGAAGTTGAAGGAAGAGATCGCGATCCTTCAGCGCCTCGCCGACCGGGCACGCAGCATCGGCATCGACACCAAGACGCAGACACTCCTCAAAGCCCTCGACATCGGATTTGACACGCTTGCTGGGATCGGAGCCGCCCGCAAAGCGGTCATTTTTACCGAGTCGCGCCGCACACAAGATTATTTGAAAGCCTTCCTGGAGAGTCACGGCTACCGCGGTCAGGTCGTCGTGTTCAACGGCACCAATAGCGGGCCGGAAGCCACCGCGATTTACGAAACGTGGGCCAAGCAGAATGCCGGCACCGGCCGATGGTCCGGCTCGCGGGCCGTGGATGTCCGCACCGCGCTCATCGAACACTTCCGCGATCACGCCACCATCCTGCTGGCCACCGAGGCCGCTGCCGAAGGAATCAACCTCCAGTTCTGCTCACTCGTTGTTAACTACGACCTGCCCTGGAACCCCCAGCGGATCGAGCAACGCATTGGCCGCTGCCATCGTTACGGCCAAAAGCACGACGTCGTCGTCATCAACTTTCTCAACGAACGCAACGCGGCCGACCAGCGCGTTCTCGAACTGCTCTCCGAAAAGTTCAACCTCTTTAGTGGCGTCTTCGGGGCTTCCGATGAAGTCCTCGGCTCCATCGAATCGGGGGTCGATTTCGAGAAACGCATTTTGGCAATCTATCAAGAATGCCGCACCCCCGAGGCCATCGACGCCGCATTCCGCCAGCTCCAGGCCGAAATGGACGAGCAGATCCGGACACGCCTTGACAACACGCGGCGAACGCTGTTCGAGCATTTCGATGAAGATGTTCACCAACGCCTACGCCTTCGTCTCGCCGACACCCAAGCGCAACTCGACCGCGTCGGCCAGCGATTTTGGAGCGTCACGCGATTCATGCTCAATGACCGGGCCGCGTTCGACGATACGGCCCTCGTGTTCGATCTCCACCATCCGCCCAAGCCGGAAATCCCAACCGGGCGCTATCATCTCATCTCCAAGATGCAGCCCCGGATCGAAGCCGGATCGGACCAGTTCCTGTACCGCCTCTCGCATCCGCTGGGCGAATATGTCGTGGGTACGGCCAAGACGTTGGCCACGCCACCAGCTCAAATCACCTTCGACGTCTCTGATCATCCCAGACGCTTGCATGTGGTCGAAGCCTTACGCGGCAAGGCGGGCTACCTGATCCTCACCCGACTGGTCATCGAATCATACGAAGCGGAAGAATATCTGCTGTTCTCCGGCTTCGATGATGACGGGCAGGCACTCGATCAAGAAACCATAGAGAAAATGTTTCTGTGTGCCGGAGAGGTTCGGGGCGAGATCGTTGTGCCGGAGGCTGTCGCGGCTCGGCTGGCAGCCGAAGCCAAGCGTCACGCCGAGGCCACCATCAGCCGCTCGCTCGAATCGAACAACAGGCACTTTCAACAGGCCCGCGAGAAGCTCGAAGCCTGGGCCGATGACATGGTCCGCGCCGCCGAGAAGGCCCTCCAGGACACCAAAGAGAAGATCAAAGTCCTCACCCGCGAAGCCCGCCAGGCCACCACGCTCGATGAGCAGCACCGCATTCAGGAAGAAATCGCCCGGCTCGAAAAGGTCAAGCGCCGTCAGCGGCAGGACATTTTCAAAGCCGAGGATGAGATCATCGAGAAGCGCGACGCCCTCATCGACACGCTGCAAAAGCGCCTCGTCCAGAATACGACGACCGAAACGCTCTTCACCATCCGCTGGGAGGTCGTTTGA
- a CDS encoding RNA polymerase sigma factor, translating into MAEERFSDMETNWTRIRAAHLPGPEGQRAMSELISRYHDAVKRYLHLKVRDPHLAADILQDFWTKVLNHKLANADHDKGRFRDYLRTILHRLVIDHYRERKLQSLPAEDLLDDSRPDPDLDSVWRQTVLKGALKRLETFQAMTPRNQYATVLNLRLANPRTPIETLAATLAAQTGRPITPEAFRKTLQRARAKYVQLLIEEIRQTIHPSTDEDVYAEMYDLGLGRLLKRLQTGIE; encoded by the coding sequence GTGGCGGAAGAGCGCTTTTCGGATATGGAAACCAACTGGACTCGAATCCGGGCGGCGCACCTACCCGGACCCGAAGGCCAGCGCGCCATGTCTGAACTGATCTCACGTTACCATGACGCCGTCAAACGCTACCTCCACCTCAAAGTGCGCGATCCCCATCTCGCCGCTGATATTCTCCAGGACTTCTGGACCAAGGTTCTTAACCATAAGCTGGCCAACGCCGACCACGACAAGGGCCGATTCCGCGACTATCTTCGCACCATTCTCCATCGTCTGGTCATTGATCACTACCGCGAGCGCAAACTCCAATCCTTACCCGCCGAAGACTTGCTCGACGATAGCCGACCGGATCCTGACTTGGATTCCGTCTGGCGACAGACAGTGTTGAAGGGGGCGTTAAAGCGCCTGGAGACCTTCCAGGCGATGACACCCCGTAACCAATACGCCACCGTTTTGAACCTGCGGCTGGCCAACCCCCGAACCCCCATCGAAACCTTGGCCGCCACCCTCGCCGCTCAAACCGGACGGCCCATCACACCCGAGGCGTTCCGCAAGACCTTGCAGCGTGCGCGCGCAAAGTATGTCCAACTCCTGATCGAAGAGATCCGCCAAACCATCCACCCTTCGACCGATGAGGACGTTTACGCCGAAATGTACGACCTGGGACTGGGACGCCTGCTCAAGCGGCTTCAGACCGGAATCGAGTAG
- the csrA gene encoding carbon storage regulator CsrA, which produces MLVLSRKKNESIVIHDGIVVTVVEIRGDKVRLGIEAPKNVSVHRREVYDAIQGKGGSAAKPPTLPVHPDESTPSTTPQA; this is translated from the coding sequence ATGCTCGTCTTGTCCCGCAAAAAAAACGAGAGCATCGTCATCCACGATGGGATCGTGGTGACGGTGGTGGAAATTCGGGGTGACAAAGTTCGGTTGGGGATTGAGGCTCCCAAGAACGTCTCCGTCCACCGACGAGAGGTCTACGACGCGATCCAGGGCAAAGGGGGAAGCGCCGCCAAACCACCCACGCTCCCGGTCCACCCCGACGAATCCACGCCGTCCACGACTCCTCAGGCGTGA